NNNNNNNNNNNNNNNNNNNNNNNNNNNNNNNNNNNNNNNNNNNNNNNNNNNNNNNNNNNNNNNNNNNNNNNNNNNNNNNNNNNNNNNNNNNNNNNNNNNNNNNNNNNNNNNNNNNNNNNNNNNNNNNNNNNNNNNNNNNNNNNNNNNNNNNNNNNNNNNNNNNNNNNNNNNNNNNNNNNNNNNNNNNNNNNNNNNNNNNNNNNNNNNNNNNNNNNNNNNNNNNNNNNNNNNNNNNNNNNNNNNNNNNNNNNNNNNNNNNNNNNNNNNNNNNNNNNNNNNNNNNNNNNNNNNNNNNNNNNNNNNNNNNNNNNNNNNNNNNNNNNNNNNNNNNNNNNNNNNNNNNNNNNNNNNNNNNNNNNNNNNNNNNNNNNNNNNNNNNNNNNNNNNNNNNNNNNNNNNNNNNNNNNNNNNNNNNNNNNNNNNNNNNNNNNNNNNNNNNNNNNNNNNNNNNNNNNNNNNNNNNNNNNNNNNNNNNNNNNNNNNNNNNNNNNNNNNNNNNNNNNNNNNNNNNNNNNNNNNNNNNNNNNNNNNNNNNNNNNNNNNNNNNNNNNNNNNNNNNNNNNNNNNNNNNNNNNNNNNNNNNNNNNNNNNNNNNNNNNNNNNNNNNNNNNNNNNNNNNNNNNNNNNNNNNNNNNNNNNNNNNNNNNNNNNNNNNNNNNNNNNNNNNNNNNNNNtttcttcttttttcttttattcttttctgccttttcttgtaaattttattttttcgtttttaaagACTAGCACATCCGCAGTGTTCCCGAGAGTTCCGCGCACGTCCGTATGCATACGCATGCACTGGCACACGCGTACACGTAAGTGAAGGCGCAGTGGGCAGCGCGAGTGTATTCGCGAGTGTATTTACGAGTGTATTTACGAGCGCATCGTGGGGACGCATTCGCCTGTGTACGCTTCGCCTGTGTACGCTTCGCATATGTACGTTTTGCATTATGTTCACCTGGCATATGCACACTTTCCATGTACCCCTTCCATACGCGCATTTCCATGTGCACACTTGCCCCCCATCGCGCATCCACTCACCCGCGCGAACCCCCCCCATTCACACACGCcagtgaattaaaaaatcattgTACAGCCAAAGGCCACCGCACGTGCAGAGCGTGTCCAGAAGCGGAAGCGAACacgattttattttgttgtacGTTCGTGTGTGCACCATTGTGAAACGGTAGGCATCGCGAAAAGGGAGCAGAAGGGTATCCAAAGGATGTCCAAAGGGTGTCCAAGGGGTATCCAAAGGGTGTCCATAGGGTGTCCAAAGGGTATCCAAGGGGTATCCAAATGACACCCAAAAGACATCCAAAAGACACCCAAATGACACCCAAAAGACACCCAAATGACACCCAAAAGACACCCAAAAGACACCCAAAAGACACCCAAAAGACACCCAAAAGACATCCAAACAAAACGCGAAAGCGGAAAGGGTGACCGCCCCAACGCGTGACCCATTCGAGTGCACATCGCCAACGACACACTGAATTCTCCTCTCCCCCATGTAGACATTGGCAACTAACTGTTTTATTCGAAACCCGCCAAAAGGGAGTAAACCGTGGAAGGCTTAGACAAGTGGAACAGCGCAAAAGCGCGAAACTGAAGTGAACAGACTGGCGAAAGGAAGCAGAAAGTGTAAACCGGCCTTGCCTTGCCGCGCATACACACAGACATAGACAGACACGCACAGCGTTTCGATCctctccctcctcctccccaccCGAGAAGCGCAAGATGGAAAAGCTGCAGCTGCCAGAATGGAACGATATCGAAAGATATTTTAAAGACCCCGAGTTGATTACGGCGGAAATCCTATTTGTAGGTCTGACCCTGTGCAATGTATTCGTTATGTACCGCCTGTTCCTAGATGTGATTCCTTTCCCCATCTTTGTGACTTGGTGGCAGTTGGCGCAGGGTTTGCTGGTTGCCTATGTATGTGGGGAGTTAGGAAAGGAGTTCCCCAAGTTTGCCTACTTCCCAAAAgtagaaataaatgaaaatatgctCAAGGTGTTATTTGTCCCCTCCATATTCTATTGTCTAATGTTAGTGTTGTCTAATTATTTACTATTTAAAACCCCTTGTATAGCGTCCTACCCAGTTCTTGTTAGTTTCACGGTAGTATTTCACCACCTCACTCGTTTTATTGGGTGCGGAGAGGAGTACATGCCTCTAAGGTGGAAATCAATAGTGTTCCTCCTAGCCGCTTTTGTAATTGGCTGTTTTGATTCCAAGACGACAGGGAAAGGAGTAATCATATGGGCTCTACTATATGCACTATTTTCAGCCATTTTCAGAGCAGGCTTCATGCAGAAAATTATGCATCTTGTAGATGGAAAAGGGAATACATTACACAACAACCAGCACCTCTTAGGGGTTCTACTCCTACCTATACTGATTGTACTGTCTGGAGAATGGACCGTTTTTGGACACATGccatataatattatgtcCTTGCATACTTGGCAGATGTGGGGTTGTTTGATAACTGTAGGTACCTTgccatttataaaaaatgtgatttcTAACAGATTGGTTAGAAGAACAGGACAAGGCCCATGGAGATTTTTAGAAATAATTTCTATCGtgttagttttttttatcgggATGACTTACAATACTCCATCCTTTTTAGGATACGTTGCCATCATATGTGTAATTGTTGGTCGCTCTTTGGGTGCCTTTGATGTCATGCTGAATGCATCCGATTATATGATGGCAGAAGATgagaggaaaaggaagactTCCAAAGCGAACTATGCCAAGAGTAGACAAGGGACTCAGGCATCGAAGCCGTTCCTGTACTCTGGGGATAACGaagacgatgaggaggaaagCTCCTTCAGCTCGAATGACAGCAGAAGTTATCAGGGGTCTCAGGACTACGATGATAAGGACAGCGTGAATAGTAGCTCTCAACAGTATAGCGTCCACAAGGGGACGAGCAGAATGGATAGCTCTTCGAATCAAACCAGCCACGCGGGGATGTCTGGGGACGAGAGCAGACGGGGCAGCAGAATGAGTGACGCCAAGGCCAATGGGCGGGGTGCCAGTTTCCATTCCAAGTCCAAGTTGTCCCGAAACTACTCCTCCAAGAAGCAGGAGCTTGTCGACTCGCAGGCCTAGGCGTGGACCGTCGGCGCACCGGCAGCGTAGCGGCGGTGTAGCGGTGGTGTAGCTGCGGTGTAGCGGCGGCGTAGCGGAAGCGGTGTTCTTGCCCGCCAGCATGGCATCGCTAATGTGGCGATGTGTTTGCCCACCAGCATGGCGTCGCTAATGTGGCGATGTGTTTGCCCACCAGCATGGCATCGCTAATGCAGCGCCGACTCTGCACCAGTGACGCGCCCCTCAGATTTGCCGTGGCGCGTTCCTCCCCCCGTTTGTGTTTCCGACTCGGAACCGCCACCTCCGCCGATGCGTGCGTACGTGTGCATGCAGGTACAAGCATAAGTGTGAGCATAAGTTAAGTGTGCCTATTAGTATGTACGCCTATTAGTATGTATGCCTATTAGTATGAGTTAGATATGCGTATGAGTATGTGCGCCTATGAGTATGTGCGCGTGTGAGTATGCGTTAAGTGTGCCTATTAGTATGAGTATGTGTGCGCACACACACCTACGCACGCGTGTATGTATGCCCCCCGTTtaaacacacatgtgtagTCCGCCAAGAATGAATTTGCTTGCCGTACCCCCTCTCCTTCTCTCTCtcttcctctcccccccttttttttttccgccagTGCTATTATGAttgattccccttttttttgttaaatttttcgatttataaaaaagaaaaaagaaaaaataacagcaGATACCTGTGCGCATGTGTATTTGTGGAACCAGGGTTCACCTCTCCGTGAGGAATTGTCACGTCAAGGGGGAAATGCGTCCCGGCAGTTTGGGGGCAGCTTTGAGGTAGTATTAGACCACTTTTGAGGCAGTATTAGGCCACCTTTAAGTCAGTGTTACGCCACTTTtgaggcattttttttttttttatttgtcttaCGCTGATCGTGCGCGCAGGGGGATGGGCAGGTGGCCCGTGTGGTGAGAGGGGGGTAACTGTACGTCCAGCTCTCTAGAACAAGCAGTTCTTTTTCCAGAAGGTGTGTCCAGTAGTGGGGAGGGTTGGACAACCTGTTGGAGAGGTACCCAATCGGGAATGCAATCCTGAGATGTGGCCCCACACATGTAGAGAACGTCCAACTGTGTGAACAGTAATGCAGGAAAGAGAGCAGGGAGTGAGGTTAGCTGCGCCCAGACATGAGACTTCTTAACCTCTAACGTGATGTCTGGCAAAACATCCCGTTCGTGTGTCCGAACATTtgctaattttattttaggAGGTTAGAGTGCGCGTcgaaatggcgaagtggcgaagtggcgaaatggcgaagtggcgaagtggcaaaatggcgaagtggcgaagtggcgaagtggcgaaatggcgaaatggcaaaaatggcaaaaatggcaaaaatggcgaagtggCAAAATGGACTTGACCCATGTGTGGCCATCCCTCGTTGGATATCGAAGAGTTGGGAAGGGTCCCTCTGCGGGTCGATCTCTACCAATTCGGGGAGGATCGCCCTCACCCCACCCCACCCCTTCCTTTCGCTTTCGCGTTGACGCCCCCTGTTAGGGTACAGGGATGTGCGTTTCTGCACTGCAGAGTATACCGCATAAGGGTGGATAAGAGTGAAGTTGTTGGGACCGACGCGGCAAAAGGGAGGCGCAAATGAGAAGCGCAAAATAGAAGAGGTGAACTTCTCGCGATGAACTTCTCGCGATGAACTTCTCACGATGAACTTCTCACGATGAACTTCTCGCGATGAACGTCACGCATACGTAGCGGTACACGCGCGGCTTTACAAATTTCTGAATAGGCTACTTATATTTATGTCCCCCTTGGATGCGCAGTTGTTGGACGCGCCGAAGAAGCCAGACGTGTCCTTTCCATAGCCACCGATGTTGTTcctaaaaaaggggacagtTCCGCTTTGACTTTTGTGAAAGTTTGTATTCCTCTGTGATATTATATTTGGAAAGAGGACCTCCATGATGCTTTCATAGGGCCCACTCTTCTGTGTCTGAGTGACTGCTCCGGTTTGTGATTGTCTTGGGAAAGCGGAGGGGAGGTTTTGCTGGAAGTCtgcgaagggggaggaataCAAAATGGGTTGCATGTAGTTCCTCGGGAAGacttcaaaaggggaagtcaCCCAAGTGTTGATGCGGTGGAGCGTATGGGCGGTGGAGCGTATGGGCGGTGGAACGTATGGGCGGTGGAGCGTATGGGCGGTGGGACGTATGGGCGGTGGAACGTATGGGTGGTGGAACGTATGGGCGGTGGGACGTATGGGCGGTGGGACGTATGGGTGGTGGAACGATGCGACGGTGGAACGATGCGACGGTGGAACGATGCGACGGTGGAACGTTTGGTCATTACTGTCGGAGATCACATGGGCGAGGCTGCCGGCTGAAAATTCGTCCAAGCGGTTTCGCTGCAAAAGGaggtgtgtggggggggtaCACTCAAATAAGTGCGCACGTGTTGGGCGACGCGTTGTGCGATGTGCCGGCCGATGTGCCGGCCCGTCCGGAGCCACTTCGCAGTAGCTGCGTGTAGACTGTACCTCCCCGTCGAGCTCCATGCTGGGAATGTACTTCGTGTCGAACCCCTCTCCCACAACCAGCACATTAGACATGCTACAGATCATCTTTCcaatttcattatatttgcAAATACGCATAAGGGGTCGCAACTCACACTTGTAGAGCTTGTACCACTCATTAGTTAGATGTATGAATTTGATCCCATAGATCCCATGTTGAGAGAGGAGGAACAGAGTCTTGGCGActtgttccttttcaaaTAAGCTTTGTCTGTCTGTTATGAAATCTTCGTATGTTAAGTCGGAGGAGTAGTAGATCGGACCGCACATCtgtttattcatttcgtACTCGCTCAGGATCACTCCACTTTTCTTGTACGCTAGGTGCAACGAGTTTTGATTTTTGCAAACGTGAATCACTAGGTTGTAGAGAAGCTTGTGCAGGTGGTACCGTAGCACTTCCAAATTGGTCTGCTCTCCGTTGCTCTGCAGGAACGGCACTCCCTGAAGAAAGGGACCCCCTTCACTGCGCACAAAGGGACCCCCTTCACTGTGCACAAAGGGACCCCCTTCACTGTGCACAAAGGGACCTCCTTCACTGCGCACAAAGGGACCTCCTTCACTGCGCACAAAGGGACCCCCTTCACTGTGCACAAAGGGACCTCCTTCACTACTCACAAAGGGACCCCCTTCACTTCGCACAAAGGAacctcccccatttgggagGAACGGCGTGGCGTTTCTGTCCCCACTTGGATGCCCGAAAATTTTGTTGCTGTAGTTTATGTAACTGCCCACACGGTTACTGCTGCGATTTTTCTTGGACTtgctcacaattttttcatagcTCTTGCTGACAGTCGATGGGGGGGGCTTGAGGTGGTCCAGTCCCAGCACCTTCATCATCTTTGAGCAGTCCCCTTTGGCGAATTC
The sequence above is drawn from the Plasmodium cynomolgi strain B DNA, chromosome 10, whole genome shotgun sequence genome and encodes:
- a CDS encoding hypothetical protein (putative); this translates as MEKLQLPEWNDIERYFKDPELITAEILFVGLTLCNVFVMYRLFLDVIPFPIFVTWWQLAQGLLVAYVCGELGKEFPKFAYFPKVEINENMLKVLFVPSIFYCLMLVLSNYLLFKTPCIASYPVLVSFTVVFHHLTRFIGCGEEYMPLRWKSIVFLLAAFVIGCFDSKTTGKGVIIWALLYALFSAIFRAGFMQKIMHLVDGKGNTLHNNQHLLGVLLLPILIVLSGEWTVFGHMPYNIMSLHTWQMWGCLITVGTLPFIKNVISNRLVRRTGQGPWRFLEIISIVLVFFIGMTYNTPSFLGYVAIICVIVGRSLGAFDVMLNASDYMMAEDERKRKTSKANYAKSRQGTQASKPFLYSGDNEDDEEESSFSSNDSRSYQGSQDYDDKDSVNSSSQQYSVHKGTSRMDSSSNQTSHAGMSGDESRRGSRMSDAKANGRGASFHSKSKLSRNYSSKKQELCYYD